In the Leptospira limi genome, one interval contains:
- a CDS encoding LIC12162 family transferase produces the protein MKSLFLVTTALEETWPENSPILFLGEWCKIYSRKNKWQNLETEVLPNHWDDRNKLYHDYLYLKEFHERLLSDLAVKLNEIHGVNHSKRYWRILIGPWLGYFSQMLFDRWVTIHQALDRYNLSETIIIKQPEEDMIPNGMVEFPHFFLSDEWNHYLYATILEKTNRLKLRYITVSDRFTEKFRISTKNSQKRNKKQFLLSIYNKIAGFCSFQTDAFFISSYLPLRKEIQLNFRFRQIPQIRRLVPVESSETDVHKRDWYLSGESKSEFESFVRSMIPRQIPKSYLEGYAKLVDKANSLPWPSSPKIIWTSNAHNADDVFKAWAADKTEKGCPLVIGQHGGHYGSGKWTFVEDHEVEISDRYLSWGWNDPKRSKVYPLGQIKGKRPLGIDHSAQKRTLLVSAILPRYSYHMYSSVVAGQWLSYQQDLFHFVSELPKFIQDTLIIRLHSEDYKWNQRLRWQEKFPNIELDEGFVSMDHLISQSRLYISTYNATTFLESFTMNIPTIVFWNPEHWELRESAVPYFEELKRVGIFHDTPKSAALHAEKIWDHLDVWWNSEIVQLVRERFCRRYSHLTEDILDRLEIALKEVVASV, from the coding sequence TTGAAGTCCTTATTTTTAGTAACTACTGCGTTAGAAGAAACATGGCCGGAAAACTCTCCAATATTATTTTTAGGGGAGTGGTGCAAAATTTATTCAAGAAAAAATAAATGGCAAAATTTAGAGACGGAAGTTTTGCCAAACCATTGGGATGATCGAAATAAACTTTACCATGATTATCTTTATTTAAAAGAATTTCATGAGCGTTTGCTTTCTGATTTAGCGGTTAAGTTAAATGAAATTCATGGTGTAAATCATTCGAAAAGGTATTGGAGAATTTTAATCGGTCCTTGGCTCGGATATTTTTCTCAAATGTTGTTCGATCGCTGGGTGACGATCCATCAGGCATTAGATCGTTATAATTTATCAGAGACGATCATTATCAAACAGCCTGAAGAAGATATGATTCCTAACGGAATGGTAGAATTTCCTCATTTTTTTCTAAGTGATGAATGGAATCATTATCTGTATGCAACTATTCTGGAAAAAACAAATAGACTGAAGCTTAGGTATATTACTGTCTCTGATCGATTTACGGAAAAATTTCGCATCTCTACTAAGAACTCGCAGAAGAGAAATAAGAAGCAGTTTCTTCTTTCTATTTATAATAAAATTGCAGGTTTTTGTTCTTTTCAGACAGATGCTTTTTTTATTTCTTCTTACCTGCCGTTACGAAAAGAAATACAATTGAATTTTCGCTTTCGACAGATTCCTCAGATCAGAAGACTTGTGCCTGTGGAATCCTCCGAGACGGACGTCCATAAGCGCGATTGGTATTTAAGTGGAGAAAGTAAATCAGAGTTTGAATCTTTTGTTAGATCAATGATTCCTAGACAGATACCGAAATCGTATTTGGAAGGATATGCAAAATTAGTAGATAAGGCAAATTCACTTCCTTGGCCTTCTTCTCCAAAAATCATTTGGACATCTAATGCGCATAATGCGGATGATGTTTTTAAAGCTTGGGCTGCAGATAAGACAGAGAAAGGTTGTCCTCTTGTGATTGGCCAACACGGAGGACATTACGGATCAGGGAAATGGACTTTTGTCGAAGACCATGAAGTTGAAATTTCAGATCGATACTTAAGTTGGGGATGGAATGATCCAAAGAGAAGTAAAGTTTACCCTTTAGGGCAGATCAAGGGCAAACGCCCCCTAGGAATCGACCATTCCGCACAGAAAAGAACTTTATTAGTCTCAGCTATTCTTCCTAGATACAGTTATCATATGTACAGTTCCGTTGTTGCTGGACAATGGTTGTCCTATCAACAAGATCTTTTTCATTTTGTTTCAGAACTTCCTAAATTCATCCAGGATACTTTAATTATACGTTTGCATTCGGAAGATTATAAATGGAATCAAAGACTGCGTTGGCAGGAAAAATTTCCAAATATTGAACTTGATGAGGGTTTTGTTTCGATGGATCATCTGATTTCACAAAGTAGATTGTATATTTCCACATATAATGCTACTACCTTTCTGGAATCATTTACCATGAATATACCCACAATTGTTTTTTGGAACCCTGAACATTGGGAACTAAGAGAATCCGCAGTTCCCTATTTTGAAGAATTAAAGCGAGTTGGTATCTTTCATGATACTCCAAAATCAGCTGCATTACACGCGGAAAAAATTTGGGATCATTTGGATGTATGGTGGAATTCCGAAATTGTTCAGTTAGTTCGAGAAAGGTTCTGTAGACGGTATTCTCATCTAACGGAAGATATTCTAGATAGATTGGAAATTGCTTTGAAAGAAGTTGTCGCTTCTGTGTAG